From a single Pseudomonas serboccidentalis genomic region:
- a CDS encoding methyltransferase encodes MPAKGVDASHVLTGEDLLARFTALDAFLIEHQALWKPRPFTHLSLPWETAYPELSSWLRGRTLEDAERAHNHPADLIDAPEPFASLAALSAELSAVGELPGHALDAAGHRLNVDVPGRKWQQIEAFASRLSFASQPTHWLDWCSGKGHLGRRLLGAGQQLTCVEYDPALVASGEALSQRHHLHALHVEQDVLAADAATVLSAQHTPVALHACGDLHVRLMQLASAAGCQQMAIAPCCYNRINRSEYQALSCAGLRSALQLSLEDLALPMSETVTAGARVRRQRDTSMARRLAFDLLQRQARGVDEYLPTPSLPSAWLDKSFADYCRDLATLKELSTIGTPDWRTLEAAGWQRLAEVRNLELLRGLFRRPLELWLNLDRAIFLSEQGYRVRLGTFCDTPLTPRNFLLLAERS; translated from the coding sequence CGTTGATGCTTCCCACGTGCTGACGGGCGAGGACCTACTCGCCCGCTTCACCGCGCTGGATGCTTTTTTGATTGAGCATCAGGCGCTGTGGAAACCTCGTCCGTTCACCCATCTTTCGCTACCGTGGGAAACCGCCTACCCCGAGTTGTCTTCGTGGCTACGCGGACGAACGCTGGAAGATGCAGAGCGTGCACATAACCATCCCGCCGATCTCATCGATGCCCCGGAGCCGTTCGCTTCATTGGCGGCGTTGTCGGCTGAGCTAAGCGCGGTCGGTGAGTTGCCGGGGCATGCGCTGGATGCTGCAGGCCATCGCTTGAATGTCGATGTGCCGGGGCGCAAGTGGCAGCAGATCGAAGCGTTCGCCAGCCGTTTGTCTTTCGCCTCTCAGCCGACGCATTGGCTGGACTGGTGTTCCGGCAAGGGGCATTTGGGCCGGCGCCTGCTGGGCGCCGGTCAACAGCTGACTTGCGTTGAATACGATCCGGCGTTGGTCGCCAGCGGTGAGGCGCTAAGTCAGCGTCACCATTTGCACGCGCTGCATGTCGAACAAGATGTGCTGGCAGCAGACGCAGCAACCGTTTTGAGCGCTCAGCACACCCCCGTCGCCCTGCACGCCTGCGGTGATCTGCACGTGCGACTGATGCAACTGGCGAGCGCTGCCGGATGTCAGCAGATGGCCATTGCCCCGTGCTGCTACAACCGGATCAATCGCAGCGAGTACCAGGCATTGTCCTGCGCGGGCTTGCGATCGGCCCTACAGCTCTCACTCGAAGATCTGGCACTGCCCATGAGCGAAACCGTCACCGCCGGTGCACGCGTCCGACGTCAGCGCGACACCTCCATGGCCCGACGCCTGGCCTTCGACCTGCTGCAACGGCAAGCGCGCGGCGTCGACGAATACCTGCCAACCCCGTCGCTGCCCAGCGCTTGGCTGGACAAATCCTTCGCCGATTACTGCAGGGATCTGGCTACATTGAAAGAGTTATCCACAATCGGCACGCCAGATTGGCGAACGCTGGAAGCGGCCGGTTGGCAGCGGTTGGCCGAAGTTCGCAACCTGGAATTGCTGCGCGGACTTTTCCGACGACCGCTGGAGCTTTGGCTGAACCTTGATCGAGCCATTTTCCTCAGCGAACAGGGATACCGCGTACGCCTCGGCACCTTCTGCGACACCCCGCTGACCCCGCGTAATTTTCTGCTGCTGGCCGAACGCAGCTAA